The nucleotide window TATCCTTTATGAAGCAAAAAAGGACACGGCACCGCTTCGGCTGCTCAAAGAAAGCGGTCCAGCAGCTTGCGGCTGGCCCCATCCATGCCGTGCAGGTTGCGGATCAGGTACTGCACGCCGTGTGCGTCGTTGACGATCAGCAGGCCGTGGCCCAGGCGGCGAATGTCCTCCTCGCCCTTGAGCACGAACTGTGTGCGCCCGCGATCCGTGTCCACGTCCCAGGTGCTGGGCGTGGCAAAGCTGCTGACGCCGTGCACGCGCCGCAGCTCGGGCATGAATTCATGCTGCTCCAGCGCTTCGGCCAGCAGAGTGCGCATCGGCTCGGGCAGCGCTGAAAGGCGCGGCACCCAGGCCAGTTCGTGGCCGTCGCCGTCAACAATCCCAATGCCTTCGTCGGCGGCGTGGATGGGAAAGGCGCGCA belongs to Ottowia testudinis and includes:
- a CDS encoding DUF1854 domain-containing protein codes for the protein MTMTTVFDLRRDPFGRLVLTDAQGAEHIGVLPVRAFPIHAADEGIGIVDGDGHELAWVPRLSALPEPMRTLLAEALEQHEFMPELRRVHGVSSFATPSTWDVDTDRGRTQFVLKGEEDIRRLGHGLLIVNDAHGVQYLIRNLHGMDGASRKLLDRFL